The following coding sequences are from one Gossypium hirsutum isolate 1008001.06 chromosome A12, Gossypium_hirsutum_v2.1, whole genome shotgun sequence window:
- the LOC121211391 gene encoding uncharacterized protein, which yields MVTLFHEMMYKEIKVYVDDMIAKSKTEKEHVQVLRKLFLRLRKFQLKLNPAKCTFGARSGKLFGFVVSKRGIEIDLDKVKAIQELPPPHTQKEVRVYVNQKAVKGSAIADFLASRALEDYEPLSFDFPNEDLMYVATTEEDSQEGHLWKLNFDGASNAVVNKQEDMKPIQMSIYEAPAHCCNIEEEEEKDDHPWYQDILRYVKSREYPDKVTENDKRTLRRLASDYVLDGEILYKRRKDQVHETSSTGHVLQRMV from the exons ATGGTAACTTTGTTCCATGAAATGATGTACAAGGAGATCAAAGTTTACGTTGACgacatgattgcaaaatctaAAACCGAGAAggagcatgtgcaagtcttgaggaaaCTATTCTTGAGATTAAGAAAGTTCCAACTAAAGCTCAATCCCGCAAAGTGCACCTTCGGGGCTAGGTCAGGAAAATTGTTCGGATTTGTAGTCAGTAAGAGGGGAATCGAGATTGACCTGgataaagtcaaggctatacaagAATTACCCCCGCCAcacactcaaaaagaagttcgag TCTACGTGAACCAAAAGGCTGTAAAGGgcagtgcaatagcagattttctagccagtagagctttagaagattatgaaCCATTGAGCTTTGACTTCCCGAATGAAGACCTAATGTACGTTGCGACCACGGAAGAAGACTCTCAAGAAGGTCACCTGTGGAAACTGAATTTTGACGGAGCttcaaatgctgtgg TCAATAAACAagaggatatgaagcctatccaaatgagtatttatgaggctccggCTCATTGCTGCaacattgaagaagaagaagagaaagatgatCATCCTTGGTACCAGGATATTTTACGATATGTGAAGAGTCGTGAATACCCAGACAAAGTgactgagaatgataaaaggacacTAAGAAGGCTGGCTAGTGACTATGTCTTGGATGGAGAGATCCTATACAAGAGAAGGAAGGATCAG